The genomic stretch TTAGGTTGTTGAAGAAAAAATAGGCACTAAAATAAATATTGGGGTGGTAAGAAAAGAAAAATATAGCGCTTGTTTTAAATGCCTGCTATAGTTAAAATTGTTTTTAGGTACAAAAAAACACACAAAAGAAAGGAGGCACCCCGAATAAGTGCTTAATCATAATTATATCACAGAACTTTTGAAATCAAAGGATCTCATTTTCCACCAAATAGTAGAAAGCGAAAGGGAAGTAGAATTGTACATAAGTCAGACGCAAAAACCTCATAAGTGTCCTAAATGTGGTAGTATCACAAGCAAGATACATGATCATCGTGTCCAAAGAGTAAAGAACGTACCAATAATGGGTAAGAGGACATATTTAATAGAAATAGACAAATTTCATTTTACAAGATATGTTTATTGGGCATTAGAAAATTGAAGGAAAAGTGTAAAATAGGAATTAGAAAACAATTTAGTATTTTCGCACATTCTTTCGCTGTAGAAAATATCTCTACACCTATTCGAGGGAATCCAAAATAATGTTATTGACAGACCATGTGGTAATGGCTTAAAATATATTGAAGAAAGAGTGAAGTTTTGCGGATGTGGCGGAATTGGCAGACGCGCAAGACTCAGGATCTTGTGGGGCTCTCCCCATGGGGGTTCAAATCCCCCCATCCGCACCATGTAAAAAATGAGAGGTAGATATAGAAAAAAGACCTCACCAGAACAAAACTCTGGTGAGGTTTTTCTTTTTAGGAGTAGTAAAAATGAAAGTAAAAAGTAAAACATTCAAACAAGTATCCGACGAATTTATTACACACTGCAAACTCAAAAATTTAGCTAATACCTTCCCTGAATATTATACCATAAACTTTGAATAATTTACTCGTTTTATTGATGCAAACACCAATATTCATGAAATAGACAAAAAGACAATAGAAAGATATACCCGATTTTTGAAACAAAATAATGTGTGCTAAAGATACTTAAAAGTTTAAGGAAAACATCTTGTAGCCATATTAAAGAAAGCTATTACATATTTTATTTTTTGATTAAGTACTTGATGAGATTGGAAAAACTTGAACATAGATTTTAGTAAGAAATTTATGAGACTAAAGGAAATTAAGAAAATTTTGGAAGAGACAAAAAAGAGTAATTTTTACTATGATATTTTGCTAAAACTTAAATAGACTACAATCCTTTATTCACAAGGGATTGCAAGCTATTTTTATTTTAACTATCTGCAAAAGTCAGGCTTCACTTTGTACAATTATTCCATTAGTTCCCTTTAACGGTTTGTCACTTCTTTTTATAGACAGAGCTTGTGAGATGTAATATAATAAAGATAAAAGAAGTATACTTGTGTTGTATTTTTTGATTATTGTAAATATATAGCATAAATGCAAAAAAAAAAAAGTTGTTACTTGAAGACAATGGATTGCTATAAATGGGAGGAAGGTTTGTGAGCACTGAAAAAATAGCAATTGAAAGGGAATACATAAAAATTTCATGGTTTTTAATTTTATCAATTGCAGTGTACTTACTTTTTGATAAGCTGTTATTTTCACCCACTATAGAAACACTTTCTTTTTCACAGTGGCTTGTTCCTCTAATATTTTTGTTTATTTCATCAGCCTACAATATATTTAAGATATGGCTTTTTGGTAAGAATGGACAGATTAATGAAGAGATTTTTAGGTATTTGAAATTTTTTGAGGTTGTAAATCTTGTATTCTTTTTCGGATATGAGAGGCTTTTTGATTTGATGTTTGTCATATCGCTTGTATTCCTATTCTACATTGAAAGAATAAATATGAGAAATTTAAGGCAAGTAGCAATGGTTTTGATTTTTTCATATACATTTTTTATATTTCTCGATTTTATTACAAACAATATCACCAGCGAAGATTTGAGAAACCTATTTTATATTCTATTTTATATCTTTTGGTTTTCTTATTCTAACAAACTTGAGGTCTTTGAAAAAAGTCAAACTAATGAAATTAGTATAAAACTAAAACAGTACGAAGAAAATTTAAGAAACCAACAGCAGCTTAGTGAGGCAAAAGATGCAAAAATTAAAGAATTGGAAAGGGAAATAAGTTATCTGAAGGAGATTAACAAAAGACTAAACATCTCTCTGGGGGAATTTTTTAATCTTCAGGAAATTAGTAAAATAATAACACAAATACTTGATACTAATGAGCTTTTAAAGTTTGTTAATGATGTTTTAATTGGAGTCACTGGTGTTGACAAAAGCTCTATACTTTTATTTAATAAAGAAAAAACAGAGCTTTATGTTGCATTTTCTAACCTTCCAGAGAACGAACAAAAAGAAAGCTTTAAGCAGGAGAATATAGGGTGGCTCAGAAGTGTTGCATTAAATTGTGAAAATGGCTATAGGAATAAGGTGAGCAGTGAAGATTGTCCTTTTATAAATGGAAGAGCTACAAAGTCGATAATGTATGCTTCATTGGCGACAAAAAATGACAAGTATGGAATAATACTACTCGAACATATATTTGAAGATGTATTTACAGAAGACAATCTTAGATTTTTAACATCTATTGCTGCACAAGTTTCAATTGCATTGGAAAACTCAAGTTTGTATCAGCAGATGAGGTCAATGGCTATGGTTGATGGGCTAACGGGTGCTTTCAATAGAATATATCTTTATGAAGTCTTAGAAAGAGAGATTCAGGCATCTGCAGGAAGATATCCGATTAGCATTGCTCTTTTTGATGTTGATAATTTTAAAAAGTTAAATGATACATACGGACATTTGTTCGGCGACAAGGTGTTGCAAACGATAGTTAGAATAGCAAAAGAAAGAGTACGAAAAGGTGATATTGTTGCACGTTATGGAGGAGAGGAATTTATAATAGTCTTTAATCACCTTGAAAGTAATGAAGCTTACAAGGTAGTTGAGAGAATCAGAAGAGCTATTGAAAGTGAAACAATAGAAGATAATTTGATTCAAACACGGGTAACAGTTAGCTTTGGTATTGCTTCTTATCCTTTGCATGCTGACAATGTAAAAGATCTTATTAAATGTGCAGATATTGCAATGTATAGAGCAAAAAGTAGTGGGAAAAATTGCACAGTAGTATATAATCAGGAATTGGAGATGAAAGTATGAGATGTCCTTTTTGTGGGTATGAAGACAGTAAAGTTGTTGATACTCGCCCAACTAATGAAGGAAAAACTATAAAAAGAAGACGTGAGTGTCTAAAATGTCAAAAAAGGTTTACAACATACGAAAAAATAGAAAAACAGCCAATTTTAGTTATTAAAAAAGATAATAGAAGAGAAGAGTTTGACAGGAATAAGATCTTAAATGGTATTATAAAAGCGTGCCAGAAAAGACCTGTCTCTATTGAGCAGATGAATAAGATTGTAGATGAAATTGAGAATGAGATTTATAATTCTATGCGCGAAGAAATCTCATCAAGAGAAATTGGTGAGATGGTTATGGAAAAGCTCAAGAAGATTGATGAGATTTCATATGTGAGGTTTGCTTCTGTTTACAGGCAGTTTAAGGATATAAATACCTTTATAGAAGAGCTTCAGAAGCTTTTAACAGAAAAGATAGAATAATCTTGAGAGAAAGTGAGAAAAATAAAAGTAGAGTACAAAAAATCACAGAAAATCGTCGATTTTGGGCAAATTTGAGAATTGAAAGTAAAAGAAAAAGGTATATAATAGTAATTGAAAGTCAAAGATAGTCAAAATCAAAAACGCCCTAAAAATAAAAAATAGAAAAGAGGAGGGTGATGTAAGATGCTCAGAGACATAGTTCCATTTGGAAGAAAACCGTTTGACATTATGAGAAAGATTGAAAGAGAGTTTTTTGACATTGATGACTGGTTTGAAGATTTCTTTGCACCTTTTGAAAAAGGTACAAGATTCATGAGGACTGACATTAAGGAGACTGAAAATGAGTATATTATTGAAGCAGAACTTCCGGGGGTCAAAAAAGAGGATATCAAGATAGAGCTTTATGATAACAAACTTACAATAAAGGCAGAGACAAAGAAAGAGGAAAAAGAAGAGAGAGAAAACTTTATAAGACGAGAAAGAAGATATGGTGCATTTTCCCGAACATTCTATCTTGACAATGTAAAAGAGGATGGTATCAAAGCAAAATACGAGGACGGAATCTTGAGAATAGTACTTCCAAAAGAACGACCTTCAAAACCAAATGTAAGAACAATTGATATAGAATAAGCAAATTCTCAGGGAAGGTAAAGACCTTCCCTGATTGTTTTATACTGTCCTTTAAATACTTTTTACGTGAGGTGTTGATTTGAGATGAATATGGAAAGATTTACTCAAAGTCTTCAAACTGCTCTATTAGATGCACAAAATACAGCTATTGTTTACAAGCATCAAGAAATAGGTCCAGAGCATCTCCATTATGCACTTGTGAATGAAGATGATAAACTTGTAGCAAAGATTCTTAAAAACATGGGTATTGACATAGAGCTTTATAAAAGAGATATTGAAGAGCAGCTGAAAAAGATTCCAATGGTATACGGACCTGGTGCTTCAACGGTATACGTAAATAGATATGTAAACGAGATTTTAATCAGGGCAGAAGAGGAAGCAAAAAAGTTTAAAGACGAATATATAAGCGTTGAGCATGTTTATTTAGCTATGATAGACTCAGATATCCCTTCTTCTAAGAGTATATTCAGAAAATATGGAATTACACGCGAAAAATTTTTACAGCAGCTTTATAAAATTAGGGGGAATCAAAGAATAACAAATCCAAATCCTGAGGAAGTTTATGAAGTTTTAAAAAAATATGGCCGCGACCTTACTGAACTTGCAAGAAAAGGCAAGCTTGATCCTGTAATTGGAAGAGATGAAGAGATAAGAAGAGTTATCCAAATACTTTCGCGCAGAACCAAAAATAACCCTGTTTTAATTGGCGAGCCTGGAGTTGGTAAAACTGCTATTGTTGAAGGGCTTGCACAAAGAATTGTAAAAGGAGATGTACCAGAGGGGCTTAAAGACAAGACAATTTTTGCTCTTGATTTGGGTGCCCTCATTGCAGGTGCAAAATACAGAGGAGAGTTTGAAGAAAGACTGAAAGCTGTTTTAAATGAAATCATTGCTTCTGAAGGAAGAATAATACTTTTTATTGATGAGATACACAACATAGTTGGAGCTGGAAGAGCAGAAGGTGCTATGGATGCAGGAAACCTTTTAAAGCCCATGCTGGCAAGGGGAGAACTGCATTGTATCGGTGCAAC from Caldicellulosiruptor kronotskyensis 2002 encodes the following:
- a CDS encoding sensor domain-containing diguanylate cyclase; amino-acid sequence: MSTEKIAIEREYIKISWFLILSIAVYLLFDKLLFSPTIETLSFSQWLVPLIFLFISSAYNIFKIWLFGKNGQINEEIFRYLKFFEVVNLVFFFGYERLFDLMFVISLVFLFYIERINMRNLRQVAMVLIFSYTFFIFLDFITNNITSEDLRNLFYILFYIFWFSYSNKLEVFEKSQTNEISIKLKQYEENLRNQQQLSEAKDAKIKELEREISYLKEINKRLNISLGEFFNLQEISKIITQILDTNELLKFVNDVLIGVTGVDKSSILLFNKEKTELYVAFSNLPENEQKESFKQENIGWLRSVALNCENGYRNKVSSEDCPFINGRATKSIMYASLATKNDKYGIILLEHIFEDVFTEDNLRFLTSIAAQVSIALENSSLYQQMRSMAMVDGLTGAFNRIYLYEVLEREIQASAGRYPISIALFDVDNFKKLNDTYGHLFGDKVLQTIVRIAKERVRKGDIVARYGGEEFIIVFNHLESNEAYKVVERIRRAIESETIEDNLIQTRVTVSFGIASYPLHADNVKDLIKCADIAMYRAKSSGKNCTVVYNQELEMKV
- the nrdR gene encoding transcriptional regulator NrdR, giving the protein MRCPFCGYEDSKVVDTRPTNEGKTIKRRRECLKCQKRFTTYEKIEKQPILVIKKDNRREEFDRNKILNGIIKACQKRPVSIEQMNKIVDEIENEIYNSMREEISSREIGEMVMEKLKKIDEISYVRFASVYRQFKDINTFIEELQKLLTEKIE
- a CDS encoding Hsp20/alpha crystallin family protein, whose translation is MLRDIVPFGRKPFDIMRKIEREFFDIDDWFEDFFAPFEKGTRFMRTDIKETENEYIIEAELPGVKKEDIKIELYDNKLTIKAETKKEEKEERENFIRRERRYGAFSRTFYLDNVKEDGIKAKYEDGILRIVLPKERPSKPNVRTIDIE